In one Pseudomonas sp. R84 genomic region, the following are encoded:
- the mapR gene encoding GntR family transcriptional regulator MpaR (MapR regulates genes involved in Pseudomonas quinolone signal (PQS) production and anthranilate metabolism), producing the protein MKRYEKFADDIAELIRSGVLGPGQRVPSVRYASQTYGVSPSTVFQAYYLLERRGLIRARPRSGYFVNTHAPSPFSEPVISSHVNDSTEVDVSELVFSVLDSIKDPSTIPFGSAFPSPTLFPLQRLSRSLASAAREMDPRMVVTDMSPGNPQLRRQIALRYMVGGLMLPMEELLITNGALEALNLCLQAVTEPGDLVAIEAPAFYASLQVLERLKLKAVEIPVHPRDGIDLGVLAQTLERHPIKACWCMTSFQNPMGATMPEAKKQELVELLRRHQVPLIEDDVYAELYYGQQAPKPAKAFDTEGLVMHCGSFAKSLAPGYRIGWVAAGRYAQKIERLKLMTSLCASMPAQAAIADYLQHGGYDRHLRKLRYALEEQQSAMLAAIARYFPAQTRVSQPAGGYFLWLELPPQMDSLKLFQMALAQGISIAPGPIFSPTQRFRNCIRLNYGSPWTEDSEKAMETLGRIVRSF; encoded by the coding sequence ATGAAACGCTACGAAAAATTCGCCGACGACATCGCTGAACTGATCCGCTCCGGCGTCCTTGGCCCCGGCCAGCGCGTGCCTTCGGTGCGCTACGCCAGCCAGACCTACGGCGTCAGCCCGTCCACGGTGTTTCAGGCCTACTACCTCCTTGAACGTCGTGGCCTGATCCGCGCCCGACCGCGCTCCGGCTACTTCGTCAACACCCATGCACCGAGCCCGTTTTCCGAGCCGGTGATCAGTAGCCACGTCAACGACTCCACCGAAGTCGACGTCAGCGAACTGGTGTTCTCGGTACTCGATTCGATCAAGGACCCAAGCACTATCCCCTTCGGCTCGGCATTCCCCAGCCCTACCCTGTTCCCGCTGCAACGTCTGTCGCGCTCGCTGGCCAGCGCTGCCCGCGAGATGGATCCGCGCATGGTCGTCACCGACATGTCGCCGGGCAACCCGCAACTGCGCCGGCAGATCGCCCTGCGCTACATGGTTGGCGGCCTGATGCTGCCGATGGAAGAATTGCTGATCACCAACGGCGCCCTCGAAGCGCTGAACCTGTGCCTGCAAGCCGTGACCGAACCGGGCGATCTGGTGGCGATCGAAGCCCCGGCCTTCTACGCCAGCCTGCAAGTACTCGAACGGCTGAAACTCAAAGCAGTGGAAATCCCCGTACATCCACGCGACGGCATCGACCTCGGCGTGCTCGCGCAAACCCTCGAACGTCACCCGATCAAGGCCTGCTGGTGCATGACCAGTTTCCAGAACCCGATGGGCGCCACCATGCCCGAGGCGAAGAAACAGGAACTGGTCGAACTGCTGCGCCGCCATCAGGTGCCGCTGATTGAAGACGATGTCTACGCTGAACTCTATTACGGTCAACAGGCACCAAAACCGGCCAAGGCTTTCGATACCGAAGGTCTGGTGATGCACTGCGGCTCGTTCGCCAAGAGCCTGGCCCCCGGCTACCGCATCGGCTGGGTCGCTGCCGGGCGCTATGCGCAGAAAATCGAACGACTGAAACTGATGACCTCGCTGTGTGCCTCGATGCCAGCGCAAGCAGCGATTGCCGACTACCTGCAACACGGCGGCTACGACCGGCATCTGCGCAAACTGCGCTACGCCCTGGAAGAACAGCAGAGCGCGATGTTAGCGGCCATCGCCCGTTACTTCCCGGCGCAGACGCGGGTCAGCCAGCCGGCGGGCGGTTACTTCTTGTGGCTGGAACTGCCACCGCAGATGGATTCGCTGAAGCTGTTTCAGATGGCACTGGCGCAAGGCATCAGCATCGCGCCGGGGCCGATTTTCTCGCCGACGCAGCGCTTCAGGAATTGTATTCGGTTGAATTATGGCAGCCCTTGGACCGAGGATTCGGAGAAGGCCATGGAGACGTTGGGGCGGATTGTGCGGTCGTTCTGA
- a CDS encoding alpha-1,4-glucan--maltose-1-phosphate maltosyltransferase: MTAEKPSEQSYNPHMPLSQALLLPRIVIENTMPTLDGGQFAVKSIAGREVVVTSKVFADGHDKLAVRIRWREEGEETWQSEVMTDQGNNGWQGQFRPEQQGRFLYCIEAWIDHFASFQYELEKKHTAAVPVSLELQEGRTMVQQAAERSEGQLSEQLAALHHELSGLLETEQVALFLHSRSAQLMAEADHRAYLSVSPEFPMDVERELAEFASWYELFPRSITDDPHRHGTFNDVHSRLPMIQDMGFDVLYFTPIHPIGRAHRKGRNNSLTAGPDDPGSPYAIGSEEGGHEAIHSQLGTREDFRRLVAAAADHGLEIALDFAIQCSQDHPWLKQHPGWFNWRPDGTIKYAENPPKKYQDIVNVDFYAPDAIPSLWIELRDIVIGWVEEGVKIFRVDNPHTKPLPFWQWLIADVRALYPEVIFLAEAFTTPAMMARLGKVGYTQSYTYFTWRNTKNELATYLTELNESPWRECYRPNFFVNTPDINPAFLHESGRPGFLIRAALATMGSGLWGMYSGFELCESAPVPGKEEYLDSEKYEIRVRDFTAPGNIIAEIAQLNRIRRQNPALHTHLGLKIYNAWNDNILYFGKRSFDGSNFILVAVSLDPHNVQEANFELPLWEMGLPDDATTHGEDLMNGHRWDWHGKYQFMRLDPAYQPFGIWRITA, encoded by the coding sequence ATGACTGCTGAAAAACCCTCTGAACAAAGCTACAACCCGCACATGCCACTGTCGCAGGCGTTGCTGCTGCCGCGCATTGTCATTGAAAACACCATGCCGACGCTCGATGGCGGACAGTTCGCCGTGAAGTCGATTGCCGGCCGTGAAGTGGTGGTCACCAGCAAGGTGTTTGCCGACGGTCACGACAAACTCGCCGTGCGCATCCGGTGGCGCGAGGAAGGTGAAGAGACCTGGCAAAGCGAAGTCATGACTGATCAGGGCAATAACGGCTGGCAAGGCCAGTTCCGCCCTGAACAGCAGGGCCGTTTTCTCTATTGCATCGAAGCGTGGATCGATCACTTCGCGAGTTTCCAGTACGAACTGGAGAAAAAACACACCGCCGCCGTACCGGTTTCGCTCGAGTTGCAAGAAGGCCGCACGATGGTGCAACAGGCCGCTGAACGCAGCGAAGGCCAGCTCAGCGAACAGCTCGCCGCGTTGCACCACGAGTTGTCCGGGTTGCTCGAAACCGAGCAGGTCGCACTGTTTCTGCACTCGCGCAGTGCGCAATTGATGGCTGAGGCCGATCACCGCGCCTACTTGAGCGTCAGTCCTGAATTCCCCATGGACGTCGAACGCGAACTGGCCGAGTTCGCCAGTTGGTATGAATTGTTTCCACGTTCGATCACCGACGATCCCCACCGTCACGGCACTTTTAACGATGTGCACTCACGTCTGCCAATGATTCAGGACATGGGCTTCGACGTGCTGTACTTCACGCCGATCCACCCGATCGGCCGCGCCCATCGCAAGGGTCGCAACAACTCATTGACCGCCGGCCCCGATGATCCCGGCAGCCCTTACGCCATCGGCAGTGAGGAAGGCGGTCACGAGGCGATCCACTCGCAACTTGGCACCCGCGAAGACTTCCGCCGACTGGTGGCCGCTGCCGCCGATCACGGACTGGAAATCGCTCTCGATTTCGCCATCCAGTGTTCCCAGGATCATCCGTGGCTCAAGCAGCATCCGGGCTGGTTCAACTGGCGCCCCGACGGCACGATCAAATACGCGGAAAACCCGCCGAAGAAATACCAGGACATCGTCAACGTCGACTTCTATGCGCCGGACGCCATTCCGAGTCTGTGGATCGAGCTGCGTGACATCGTCATCGGCTGGGTAGAGGAGGGTGTGAAAATCTTCCGCGTCGACAATCCGCACACCAAACCGTTGCCGTTCTGGCAATGGCTGATCGCCGATGTGCGGGCGCTGTACCCGGAAGTGATCTTCCTTGCCGAGGCCTTCACCACACCGGCAATGATGGCGCGTCTGGGCAAGGTCGGCTACACACAGAGCTACACCTACTTCACCTGGCGCAATACCAAAAACGAACTGGCCACGTACCTCACCGAGCTGAATGAATCGCCGTGGCGCGAATGCTACCGGCCGAACTTCTTCGTCAATACGCCCGATATCAATCCGGCGTTCCTGCACGAGTCCGGGCGTCCGGGGTTTCTGATCCGCGCGGCGCTGGCAACCATGGGTTCGGGCTTGTGGGGCATGTATTCGGGGTTTGAGCTGTGCGAGTCGGCCCCAGTGCCGGGCAAGGAGGAATACCTCGACTCGGAGAAATACGAGATCCGCGTCCGCGACTTCACAGCGCCGGGCAACATCATTGCCGAGATTGCCCAACTCAACCGCATTCGCCGGCAGAACCCGGCGTTGCACACACACTTGGGTCTGAAGATCTACAACGCGTGGAACGACAACATTCTGTACTTCGGCAAACGCAGTTTTGACGGCAGCAACTTCATTCTGGTCGCGGTCAGCCTCGATCCGCATAACGTGCAGGAAGCGAATTTCGAACTGCCGCTGTGGGAAATGGGCCTGCCCGACGATGCGACGACCCACGGCGAAGACTTGATGAACGGGCATCGCTGGGACTGGCATGGCAAATACCAGTTCATGCGTTTGGACCCGGCGTATCAACCGTTTGGCATCTGGCGAATCACTGCCTGA
- a CDS encoding MgtC/SapB family protein encodes MNAWWHEVWQTLQAEFADVGDASQLTRITVRLLMAAVLGGILGFEREHKGKAAGVRTHMLVALGAALFVLVPQTSGAESDAMSRVVQGVIAGIGFLGAGTILKNKEGDEGHVKGLTTAAGLWMTAAIGVAAGLGREATALLSTFLALAIFSVMPRIVKLFEKEEEKTDDH; translated from the coding sequence ATGAACGCGTGGTGGCATGAAGTGTGGCAAACCCTGCAAGCGGAATTCGCCGACGTCGGAGATGCTTCGCAATTGACGCGCATCACCGTGCGCCTGCTGATGGCGGCGGTACTCGGTGGAATTCTCGGCTTCGAGCGCGAGCACAAGGGCAAGGCTGCCGGGGTGCGCACGCACATGCTGGTAGCGCTGGGGGCGGCGTTGTTTGTGCTGGTGCCGCAGACGTCCGGGGCCGAGTCCGATGCGATGAGCCGGGTGGTGCAGGGGGTGATTGCCGGGATCGGCTTTCTCGGTGCCGGGACTATCCTGAAAAACAAGGAAGGCGATGAAGGCCATGTCAAAGGCTTGACTACTGCTGCCGGGCTGTGGATGACGGCGGCCATTGGTGTGGCGGCCGGGTTGGGCAGAGAGGCTACGGCATTGCTCAGCACCTTTCTGGCGCTGGCAATTTTCAGCGTGATGCCACGCATCGTAAAACTCTTCGAAAAAGAAGAGGAGAAGACTGACGACCACTGA
- the ccoG gene encoding cytochrome c oxidase accessory protein CcoG, translating to MSEQIPVRTVEVTPTIKSVPARPMKATAKSSDNQIHTRSFTGLFRTLRMSGAGFLFVLFFGTVWLNWGGRQAVLWDLSESKFHIFGATFWPQDFILLSALLIIAAFGLFAITVFAGRVWCGYTCPQSSWTWIFMWCEKITEGERNQRIKLQAAPWSLNKLARRAAKHTLWLAISVLTGLTFVGYFTPIRPLAEELLTLQIGGVSLFWVLFFTAATYINAGWLREAVCMHMCPYARFQSVMFDKDTLAISYDVARGENRGPRKRDVKPLEAGLGDCIDCQLCVQVCPTGIDIRDGLQMECIGCAACIDACDSIMDKMNYPRGLIRYSSERELQGGKTHLLRPRLIGYSVVLVAMIGALAWALVERPMVSLDVTKDRGLFRENGQGQIENIYSLKVINKTQQRQDYNLSLVDGDGFQLQGKTELSLAPGEIVDVPVSVAMTTERPASSSQTLSFKIADSDEPEVYSVAKSRFVAPMNR from the coding sequence ATGAGCGAACAAATCCCCGTCCGAACCGTAGAAGTAACGCCCACTATAAAGAGTGTGCCCGCACGCCCAATGAAGGCGACGGCCAAATCCAGCGACAACCAGATCCACACCCGCAGCTTCACCGGCCTGTTCCGCACCCTGCGCATGAGCGGCGCGGGTTTTCTGTTTGTGCTGTTTTTCGGCACGGTGTGGCTGAACTGGGGCGGACGTCAGGCGGTGCTCTGGGATCTTTCCGAAAGCAAATTCCACATCTTTGGCGCGACATTCTGGCCGCAGGATTTCATTCTGCTTTCGGCTCTGCTGATCATCGCCGCGTTCGGCCTGTTCGCCATCACCGTGTTTGCCGGTCGGGTCTGGTGCGGCTACACCTGCCCGCAGAGTTCGTGGACGTGGATCTTCATGTGGTGCGAGAAGATCACCGAAGGCGAGCGCAACCAGCGAATCAAACTGCAAGCCGCGCCGTGGAGTCTGAACAAGCTGGCTCGGCGCGCGGCCAAGCACACCCTATGGCTGGCGATCAGCGTGCTCACCGGCCTGACTTTCGTCGGTTACTTCACGCCGATCCGGCCATTGGCCGAAGAACTGCTGACCCTGCAAATCGGCGGCGTCAGCCTGTTCTGGGTGCTGTTCTTCACTGCTGCCACTTACATCAACGCCGGTTGGCTGCGCGAGGCGGTGTGCATGCACATGTGTCCGTATGCGCGGTTCCAGAGCGTGATGTTCGACAAGGACACCCTGGCGATTTCCTACGACGTCGCCCGTGGCGAGAACCGTGGCCCGCGTAAACGCGACGTGAAACCGCTGGAAGCCGGCCTGGGTGATTGCATCGACTGTCAGTTGTGCGTGCAGGTCTGCCCGACCGGCATCGACATTCGCGACGGCTTGCAGATGGAGTGCATCGGCTGCGCCGCGTGCATCGATGCCTGTGACTCGATCATGGACAAAATGAATTACCCGCGTGGTTTGATCCGCTACAGTTCCGAGCGCGAATTGCAGGGTGGCAAGACCCATCTGCTGCGCCCCCGACTGATTGGCTACAGCGTGGTGCTGGTGGCGATGATCGGCGCGCTGGCATGGGCGCTGGTCGAGCGGCCGATGGTCTCGCTGGACGTGACCAAGGATCGTGGGCTGTTCCGCGAGAACGGTCAGGGGCAGATCGAAAACATCTATAGCCTGAAAGTCATCAACAAGACCCAGCAGCGCCAGGATTACAACCTGAGCCTGGTCGATGGCGACGGCTTCCAGTTGCAAGGCAAGACGGAGTTGAGCCTGGCCCCGGGTGAGATTGTCGATGTGCCGGTGTCGGTGGCGATGACCACGGAACGCCCGGCCAGCAGCTCGCAAACCTTGAGTTTCAAGATTGCCGACAGTGATGAGCCTGAGGTTTACAGCGTGGCGAAGAGCAGGTTTGTTGCGCCGATGAATCGCTGA
- a CDS encoding EAL domain-containing protein, translating to MLIGSYSSTLVFISLCVAILASYTALDLTGRIATAKGRAVHFWTAGGAFAMGIGVWSMHFIGMLAFKLPIDLGYDITLTALSLLIAVLSCGFALWLVSQPKLPILQLAFGALIMGTGISAMHYTGMAAMRMTPGIDYDPTLFGASLLIAVGASAAALWIAFRLRQHSPYVRLIRGGAAIIMGIAIVGMHYTGMAAAQFPDGSFCGATVNGLKGNGLDSLVLITTLAVLSIALLTSILDARLEARTADLAHSLTVANRELTQLALHDTLTGLPNRMLLDDRINQAMKKVHEQGGCFALMFIDLDGFKPVNDAFGHHMGDQLLREVGLRLREDLRGPDTLARIGGDEFVLLVRLTEPNDALGLAARQVGLIAQSFRVAEHDLQISASVGIALYPGNGQNAQELLMNADAAMYHAKGGGKNGYSFFDASMNNNARKQLQLLQDLRAALEHSQFSLYYQPKFDAANGRPVGAEALLRWQHPVHGMLMPDKFIELAEKSGLIIPIGEWVLNEACRQMREWYVLGYTDWRIAVNLSALQFCHTGLVRSVAKALATHHLPANSLTLEITETTAMSDADASMTVLQELSDMGVDLSIDDFGTGYSSLMYLKRLPANELKIDRGFVRDLEHDSDDAAIVSAIVALGQALGLRIVAEGVETGVQQAFLTELGCDSLQGYLLGHPMPADKFMRDIARGEQVAVV from the coding sequence ATGCTCATCGGTAGTTATTCCTCCACCCTGGTTTTCATTTCGTTGTGCGTGGCGATTCTCGCTTCCTACACCGCGCTCGACCTCACCGGTCGCATTGCCACGGCCAAGGGCCGTGCGGTGCATTTCTGGACCGCCGGTGGTGCGTTTGCCATGGGCATCGGCGTCTGGTCGATGCACTTCATCGGCATGCTCGCCTTCAAACTGCCGATCGACCTTGGCTACGACATCACTCTGACCGCGCTGTCACTGCTGATTGCCGTGTTGTCCTGCGGGTTCGCCTTGTGGCTGGTCAGCCAGCCGAAGCTGCCGATTCTGCAACTGGCGTTTGGCGCGTTGATCATGGGCACCGGAATCAGTGCCATGCATTACACCGGTATGGCGGCGATGCGCATGACGCCTGGGATCGATTACGACCCGACGCTGTTTGGCGCTTCGTTGCTGATTGCCGTCGGCGCCTCGGCTGCGGCACTGTGGATCGCTTTCCGCCTGCGTCAGCACTCGCCGTACGTGCGCCTGATTCGTGGCGGCGCGGCGATCATCATGGGCATCGCCATTGTCGGCATGCATTACACCGGCATGGCGGCTGCACAATTTCCTGACGGCAGTTTCTGCGGTGCCACTGTCAATGGCTTGAAAGGCAACGGCCTCGACAGTCTGGTGTTGATCACCACGTTGGCAGTGCTTTCGATTGCCTTGCTGACCTCGATTCTCGACGCACGCCTGGAAGCGCGCACCGCTGATCTGGCGCACTCATTGACTGTGGCCAACCGCGAACTCACGCAACTGGCTCTGCACGACACCCTGACCGGCCTGCCGAACCGCATGCTGCTGGACGACCGCATCAATCAGGCGATGAAAAAGGTCCACGAGCAGGGCGGCTGTTTTGCCTTGATGTTCATCGATCTGGACGGCTTCAAACCGGTCAACGATGCCTTCGGTCACCATATGGGCGACCAGTTGTTGCGCGAAGTGGGGTTGCGTCTGCGTGAAGACTTGCGCGGCCCGGACACACTGGCGCGCATCGGTGGCGATGAATTCGTGTTGCTGGTGCGCCTGACCGAACCCAATGACGCGCTCGGGCTGGCGGCACGTCAGGTCGGTCTGATTGCGCAATCGTTTCGTGTCGCCGAGCATGACTTGCAGATCTCCGCCAGCGTCGGCATCGCCTTGTATCCGGGCAATGGCCAGAACGCGCAGGAACTGCTGATGAACGCCGACGCGGCGATGTACCACGCCAAGGGCGGCGGCAAAAATGGTTACAGCTTCTTCGACGCGTCGATGAACAACAACGCGCGCAAGCAATTGCAGTTGTTGCAAGATCTGCGCGCGGCGCTGGAGCACAGCCAGTTCAGTCTGTATTACCAGCCGAAGTTCGACGCCGCCAATGGCCGTCCGGTCGGCGCGGAAGCGTTGCTGCGCTGGCAGCATCCAGTTCACGGCATGCTGATGCCGGACAAGTTCATCGAACTGGCGGAGAAATCCGGGCTGATCATTCCGATCGGTGAATGGGTGCTCAATGAGGCCTGCCGGCAGATGCGCGAGTGGTACGTGCTCGGTTACACCGATTGGCGGATTGCGGTGAACCTGTCGGCGTTGCAGTTCTGCCACACCGGTCTGGTGCGCAGCGTGGCCAAGGCGCTGGCCACCCACCACTTGCCGGCCAACAGCCTGACCCTGGAAATCACCGAAACCACGGCGATGAGCGATGCCGATGCGAGCATGACGGTGTTGCAGGAGTTGTCGGACATGGGCGTAGATCTGTCGATCGATGACTTCGGTACCGGTTATTCCAGCCTGATGTACCTCAAGCGTTTGCCGGCCAACGAGCTGAAGATCGACCGTGGTTTTGTGCGCGATCTTGAGCATGACAGTGATGATGCGGCGATCGTCTCGGCGATCGTTGCGTTGGGGCAGGCGCTTGGGTTGCGGATTGTCGCTGAAGGCGTGGAAACCGGTGTGCAGCAGGCGTTTCTGACTGAGTTGGGCTGTGATTCGTTGCAGGGTTATCTGCTGGGGCATCCGATGCCGGCAGATAAATTCATGCGGGATATTGCGCGGGGCGAGCAGGTGGCGGTGGTCTGA
- a CDS encoding DUF3203 family protein codes for MPLRVDESNPEQKVCFFTVEHGEEIRICDTLEVMTDSEKSMSFVEIEGRRVYITEAEADALTVAGAKDGRKHLKADESDSVI; via the coding sequence ATGCCTCTTCGAGTCGATGAATCCAACCCCGAGCAAAAAGTGTGTTTTTTCACCGTTGAACATGGCGAGGAAATTCGCATTTGCGACACCTTGGAAGTCATGACGGATAGCGAAAAATCCATGTCGTTCGTGGAAATAGAAGGCCGGCGCGTTTACATCACCGAGGCAGAAGCTGACGCCTTGACCGTCGCAGGCGCCAAGGACGGTCGCAAACACCTGAAAGCCGACGAGAGTGATTCGGTGATTTGA
- a CDS encoding SDR family oxidoreductase — MDKVIVITGGGRGIGAATALLAAEQGYRICINYQSDEQAAQSVLEQVRALGAQAIAVRADVSIEDEVIALFHRVDTELGRVTALVNNAGTVGQKSRVDEMSEFRILKIMKTNVLAPILCAKHAILRMSPKHGGQGGSIVNVSSVASRLGSPNEYVDYAASKGALDTFTIGLSKEVAGEGIRVNAVRPGYIYTDFHALSGDPDRVSKLESAIPMARGGRPDEVAEAIVWLLSDKASYATGTFVDLGGGR, encoded by the coding sequence ATGGATAAAGTCATTGTGATCACCGGTGGCGGGCGCGGGATTGGCGCCGCTACGGCGTTGTTGGCTGCCGAGCAAGGCTATCGGATCTGCATCAACTATCAGTCGGATGAGCAAGCCGCGCAAAGCGTGCTGGAGCAAGTTCGCGCATTGGGCGCCCAGGCCATCGCCGTGCGCGCCGACGTCAGCATCGAAGACGAAGTGATCGCGCTGTTCCATCGGGTCGACACCGAGTTGGGCCGGGTCACCGCCCTGGTGAACAATGCTGGCACCGTCGGGCAAAAGTCGCGGGTCGACGAAATGTCCGAATTCCGCATTCTCAAGATCATGAAAACCAATGTCCTGGCGCCGATCCTCTGCGCCAAGCACGCGATCCTGCGCATGTCGCCCAAGCACGGCGGGCAGGGCGGCAGTATCGTCAATGTGTCGTCGGTGGCCTCGCGTCTCGGCTCGCCGAACGAGTATGTCGATTACGCGGCGTCCAAAGGTGCGCTCGATACCTTCACCATCGGTTTGTCCAAGGAAGTCGCGGGCGAGGGGATTCGGGTCAACGCGGTGCGCCCGGGTTATATCTACACCGATTTTCACGCGTTGAGCGGCGATCCGGATCGGGTCAGCAAGCTGGAGTCGGCAATTCCGATGGCCCGTGGCGGGCGGCCGGATGAGGTGGCGGAGGCGATTGTCTGGTTGTTGTCGGACAAGGCGTCGTATGCGACCGGGACGTTTGTTGATTTGGGGGGCGGGCGTTAA